In Streptomyces sp. P3, one DNA window encodes the following:
- a CDS encoding ROK family glucokinase encodes MGLTIGVDIGGTKIAAGVVDEEGNILSTHQVPTPGTPEGIVDAIAAAVDGARVGHAIVGVGIGAAGYVNRQRSTVYFAPNIDWRQEPLKDKVEARVGLPVVVENDANAAAWGEYKFGAGKGHRNVICITLGTGLGGGIIIGNKLRRGHFGVAAEFGHIRMVPDGLLCGCGSQGCWEQYASGRALVRYAKQRANATPERAEVLLGLGDGSPDGIEGKHISMAARQGDPVAVDSYRELARWAGAGLADLASLFDPSAFIVGGGLSDEGDLVLDPIRKSYKRWLVGGNWRPVADVIAAQLGNKAGLVGAADLAREPDPIM; translated from the coding sequence ATGGGACTCACCATCGGCGTCGACATCGGCGGCACGAAGATCGCGGCCGGCGTGGTCGACGAGGAAGGCAACATCCTCTCGACCCACCAGGTGCCGACCCCGGGCACGCCCGAGGGCATCGTGGACGCCATCGCCGCCGCCGTCGACGGCGCGCGCGTGGGGCACGCCATCGTCGGTGTGGGCATCGGCGCGGCCGGCTATGTCAACCGCCAGCGCTCGACGGTCTACTTCGCGCCCAACATCGACTGGCGCCAGGAGCCGCTGAAGGACAAGGTCGAGGCCCGCGTGGGTCTCCCCGTCGTCGTGGAGAACGACGCCAACGCCGCCGCGTGGGGCGAGTACAAGTTCGGCGCCGGCAAGGGCCACCGCAACGTCATCTGCATCACCCTCGGCACCGGCCTCGGCGGCGGCATCATCATCGGCAACAAGCTGCGCCGGGGTCACTTCGGCGTGGCCGCCGAGTTCGGCCACATCCGGATGGTGCCGGACGGCCTGCTGTGCGGCTGCGGCTCGCAGGGCTGCTGGGAGCAGTACGCCTCCGGCCGTGCCCTCGTGCGCTACGCCAAGCAGCGCGCCAACGCCACCCCCGAGCGCGCCGAGGTGCTGCTCGGGCTCGGCGACGGCAGCCCCGACGGCATCGAGGGCAAGCACATCTCGATGGCCGCCCGGCAGGGCGACCCGGTAGCCGTGGACTCCTACCGCGAGCTCGCCCGCTGGGCCGGCGCCGGCCTCGCCGACCTGGCCTCGCTCTTCGACCCGTCCGCGTTCATCGTCGGCGGCGGCCTCTCGGACGAGGGCGACCTGGTCCTCGACCCGATCCGCAAGTCGTACAAGCGCTGGCTGGTCGGCGGCAACTGGCGCCCGGTGGCCGACGTCATCGCGGCGCAGCTGGGCAACAAGGCGGGGCTGGTCGGCGCGGCGGACCTGGCGAGGGAGCCCGACCCGATCATGTAG
- a CDS encoding class II 3-deoxy-7-phosphoheptulonate synthase, which produces MTVNAKTSASAGNTWRDLPAAQQPEYPDTEALRAVIADLESYPPLVFAGECDQLRARLAAVATGEAFLLQGGDCAEAFDGVSADHIRNKLKTLLQMGAVLTYAASVPVVKVGRIAGQYSKPRSKNTETRDGVTLPTYRGDSVNGFDFNEAARVPDPERLKRMYNASASTLNLVRAFTTGGYADLRQVHAWNQDFVKSSPSGQRYEQLAREIDNALNFMHACGADPEEFKTVEFYSSHEALLLDYESALTRVDSRTGHLYDVSAHMVWIGERTRQLDHAHIEFASKIRNPVGIKLGPTTTAEEALQYIERLDPDREPGRLTFIVRMGADKVRDKLPELVEKVTASGATVAWITDPMHGNTYEAASGHKTRRFDDVLDEVKGFFEVHKALGTHPGGIHVELTGDDVTECVGGGDEIFVDDLHQRYETACDPRLNRSQSLDLAFLVAEMYRDQ; this is translated from the coding sequence GTGACCGTGAACGCTAAGACCAGCGCGAGCGCTGGCAACACCTGGCGAGACCTGCCCGCGGCGCAGCAGCCCGAGTACCCGGACACCGAGGCTCTGCGCGCAGTGATCGCGGACCTCGAGTCGTATCCGCCGCTCGTCTTCGCGGGCGAGTGCGACCAGCTGCGCGCCCGGTTGGCGGCCGTCGCCACGGGAGAGGCGTTCCTCCTCCAGGGCGGCGACTGCGCCGAGGCCTTCGACGGGGTGTCGGCAGACCACATCCGCAACAAGCTCAAGACGTTGCTGCAGATGGGCGCGGTGCTGACGTACGCGGCCTCCGTGCCGGTCGTCAAGGTCGGCCGGATCGCCGGCCAGTACTCCAAGCCGCGTTCCAAGAACACCGAGACCCGCGACGGCGTGACGCTGCCGACGTACCGCGGCGACTCGGTCAACGGCTTCGACTTCAACGAGGCGGCCCGCGTCCCGGACCCCGAGCGGCTGAAGCGGATGTACAACGCGTCCGCCTCGACGCTCAACCTGGTGCGCGCCTTCACCACCGGCGGCTACGCCGACCTGCGCCAGGTGCACGCCTGGAACCAGGACTTCGTGAAGTCGTCCCCGTCCGGCCAGCGCTACGAGCAGCTCGCCCGTGAGATCGACAACGCGCTGAACTTCATGCACGCCTGCGGGGCCGACCCGGAGGAGTTCAAGACGGTCGAGTTCTACTCCTCGCACGAGGCGCTGCTGCTCGACTACGAGTCCGCTCTGACCAGGGTCGACTCCCGCACCGGGCACCTGTACGACGTCTCGGCGCACATGGTGTGGATCGGCGAGCGCACCCGGCAGCTGGACCACGCGCACATCGAGTTCGCCTCGAAGATCCGCAACCCGGTCGGCATCAAGCTCGGCCCGACGACCACGGCCGAGGAGGCGCTGCAGTACATCGAGCGTCTCGACCCCGACCGCGAGCCCGGCCGGCTGACCTTCATCGTCCGCATGGGCGCCGACAAGGTCCGGGACAAGCTGCCCGAGCTGGTGGAGAAGGTCACCGCCTCGGGCGCGACGGTGGCCTGGATCACCGACCCGATGCACGGCAACACCTACGAGGCGGCCTCGGGCCACAAGACCCGCCGCTTCGACGACGTGCTGGACGAGGTCAAGGGCTTCTTCGAGGTCCACAAGGCTCTCGGCACCCACCCGGGCGGCATCCACGTGGAGCTCACCGGTGACGACGTCACCGAGTGCGTGGGCGGCGGCGACGAGATCTTCGTCGACGACCTCCACCAGCGCTACGAGACGGCGTGCGACCCCCGCCTGAACCGCAGCCAGTCTCTTGACCTGGCGTTCCTCGTGGCGGAGATGTACCGCGACCAGTAG
- a CDS encoding MacS family sensor histidine kinase encodes MARRERVMKMSVELPLWRALAGYRVLTMLYAVGFFATAYDGFARPWVAVAYYGVLFVWTVATLPQVASAASCTKRFLAADLTVALTGIMLTTVADSHEHIQSGGPTLPSIWTAGSVLAFAIKGGWRWAAFASTAVAVTNLVERGTPARDTIHNVVLVWVASIAIGYVVEVARASERTLARALEIEAATRERERLARDIHDGVLQVLAMVQRRGAVIGGEAAELGRLAGEQEVALRMLVSGGLVPVSRVSRDAADGAVVYAVDEPAELPSVVDLRALLAPFAGARVNLADPGAAVPLPAAAAQELAAAVGAALDNVRGHAGEDARAWILVEDEPDRVVVTVRDDGPGIPEGRLAQAEGEGRLGVAQSIRGRLRDLGGSAELISTPGQGTEVELTVPKEKNVRRGKAGRR; translated from the coding sequence ATGGCCAGACGCGAGAGAGTCATGAAGATGTCGGTCGAGCTGCCGCTGTGGCGTGCGCTCGCCGGATACCGGGTGCTCACCATGCTCTACGCGGTGGGGTTCTTCGCCACCGCCTACGACGGGTTCGCCCGGCCCTGGGTCGCGGTCGCCTACTACGGCGTCCTGTTCGTCTGGACCGTCGCCACCCTGCCCCAGGTCGCGAGTGCCGCGAGCTGCACCAAGCGCTTCCTCGCCGCCGACCTCACCGTCGCGCTCACCGGCATCATGCTCACGACCGTCGCGGACAGCCACGAGCACATCCAGTCGGGCGGCCCGACGCTGCCGTCGATCTGGACGGCGGGCTCCGTGCTGGCGTTCGCCATCAAGGGCGGCTGGCGCTGGGCGGCGTTCGCCTCCACGGCCGTCGCGGTGACCAATCTGGTCGAGCGCGGCACCCCGGCCCGCGACACGATCCACAACGTCGTCCTCGTCTGGGTCGCCTCCATCGCCATCGGCTACGTCGTCGAGGTCGCCCGCGCCTCCGAGCGCACCCTTGCCCGGGCCCTGGAGATCGAGGCGGCGACCCGGGAACGGGAGCGGCTCGCCCGCGACATCCACGACGGCGTGTTGCAGGTGCTCGCCATGGTGCAGCGGCGCGGTGCGGTCATCGGCGGGGAGGCGGCCGAGCTGGGCCGGCTGGCCGGGGAGCAGGAGGTGGCGCTGCGCATGCTGGTCTCCGGCGGCCTCGTGCCGGTCTCCCGGGTCTCGCGGGACGCGGCGGACGGCGCCGTCGTCTACGCGGTGGACGAGCCGGCGGAACTGCCCTCGGTCGTCGACCTGCGCGCGCTGCTCGCCCCCTTCGCGGGCGCCCGCGTGAACCTCGCCGACCCCGGCGCCGCGGTGCCGCTGCCGGCGGCCGCCGCACAGGAACTGGCCGCCGCGGTCGGAGCCGCCCTGGACAACGTGCGCGGACACGCGGGCGAGGACGCCCGGGCCTGGATCCTCGTCGAGGACGAGCCGGACAGGGTCGTCGTCACGGTGCGGGACGACGGGCCGGGCATCCCGGAGGGCCGGCTCGCGCAGGCCGAGGGCGAAGGAAGACTCGGGGTCGCGCAGTCGATCCGGGGCCGGCTGCGGGACCTCGGCGGCAGCGCCGAGCTGATCTCGACGCCGGGACAGGGCACGGAGGTCGAACTGACGGTGCCGAAGGAGAAGAACGTGCGGCGGGGGAAGGCGGGACGGCGATGA
- a CDS encoding 1-acyl-sn-glycerol-3-phosphate acyltransferase, producing the protein MKVAIGGPLRVAFRPWVEGLENIPAEGAAILASNHLSFSDSFFLPAVLDRKVTFIAKAEYFTTPGVKGRLTAAFFKGVGQLPVDRSGGRGAGEAAIRSGVEVLERGELFGIYPEGTRSPDGRLYRGKPGGLARVALATGAPVIPVAMIDTEKIQPPGKVLPKIMRPGIRIGEPLDFSRYQGMEHDRFVLRAVTDEVMYEIMKLSGQEYVDMYATAAKRQIAEAAKADKEAEKAARAALAQAEKDQAEKDRAKKDAEQRAEEQQAAEQRDTERRDTEQ; encoded by the coding sequence ATGAAGGTCGCTATCGGGGGACCCCTGCGGGTCGCCTTCAGGCCCTGGGTGGAGGGACTGGAGAACATCCCCGCCGAGGGCGCGGCGATCCTGGCGAGCAACCACCTGTCGTTCTCCGACTCGTTCTTCCTGCCCGCGGTGCTCGACCGCAAGGTCACCTTCATCGCGAAGGCCGAGTACTTCACGACGCCCGGCGTGAAGGGCCGGCTGACGGCGGCCTTCTTCAAGGGCGTCGGCCAGCTCCCGGTGGACCGCTCCGGCGGGCGCGGAGCCGGCGAGGCCGCGATCCGCAGCGGCGTCGAGGTGCTGGAGCGCGGAGAGCTCTTCGGGATCTATCCCGAGGGCACCCGCTCGCCCGACGGTCGCCTCTACCGCGGCAAACCGGGCGGCCTCGCGCGCGTGGCGCTGGCCACGGGCGCGCCAGTGATCCCCGTCGCCATGATCGACACCGAGAAGATCCAGCCGCCCGGGAAGGTCCTCCCGAAGATCATGCGGCCCGGCATCCGCATCGGCGAGCCGCTGGACTTCAGCCGTTACCAGGGTATGGAGCACGACCGGTTCGTGCTGCGCGCCGTGACCGACGAGGTCATGTACGAGATCATGAAGCTCTCCGGCCAGGAGTACGTCGACATGTACGCGACCGCCGCCAAGCGGCAGATCGCGGAGGCGGCGAAGGCCGACAAGGAAGCCGAGAAGGCCGCCAGGGCGGCGCTCGCGCAGGCCGAGAAGGACCAGGCCGAGAAGGACCGGGCGAAGAAGGACGCGGAGCAGCGGGCCGAAGAGCAGCAGGCCGCGGAGCAGCGGGACACGGAGCGGCGGGACACGGAGCAGTAG
- a CDS encoding response regulator transcription factor gives MSQEHGGAGTGGPIRVMVVDDHPMWRDAVARDLAESGLDVVATAGDGEQAVRRAKAVTPDVLVLDLNLPAKPGVQVCKEVVAANPALRVLVLSASGEHADVLEAVKSGATGYLLKSASTEELLDAVRRTAAGDPVFTPGLAGLVLGEYRRLASDPGSAAGSDEPDAPRLTDRETEVLRLVAKGLSYKQIAERLVISHRTVQNHVQNTLGKLQLHNRVELVRYAIERGLDDE, from the coding sequence ATGAGCCAGGAACACGGTGGAGCGGGGACCGGCGGTCCGATCAGGGTGATGGTGGTCGACGACCACCCCATGTGGCGCGACGCGGTCGCCCGCGACCTGGCCGAGTCGGGACTGGACGTGGTCGCCACCGCCGGCGACGGCGAGCAGGCCGTGCGCCGAGCCAAGGCCGTCACGCCCGACGTGCTCGTGCTGGACCTGAACCTGCCGGCCAAGCCGGGCGTCCAGGTGTGCAAGGAGGTCGTCGCCGCGAATCCCGCGCTGCGGGTCCTGGTGCTGTCGGCGAGCGGCGAGCACGCCGACGTGCTGGAGGCGGTGAAGTCCGGCGCGACCGGTTACCTGCTGAAGTCGGCGTCCACCGAGGAACTGCTGGACGCCGTACGGCGCACCGCGGCCGGCGACCCGGTGTTCACTCCGGGGCTGGCCGGCCTGGTCCTCGGCGAGTACCGCCGGCTCGCCTCCGACCCCGGATCCGCCGCCGGCAGCGACGAGCCGGACGCGCCCCGGCTCACCGACCGCGAGACCGAGGTGCTCCGGCTCGTCGCCAAGGGCCTGAGCTACAAGCAGATCGCCGAACGCCTGGTGATCTCGCACCGCACGGTCCAGAACCACGTCCAGAACACCCTGGGCAAGCTCCAGCTGCACAACCGGGTGGAGCTGGTCCGGTACGCGATCGAGCGCGGCCTCGACGACGAGTGA
- a CDS encoding trp operon leader peptide has translation MFAHSTRNWWWTAHPAAH, from the coding sequence ATGTTCGCGCATTCGACCCGAAACTGGTGGTGGACCGCTCATCCGGCGGCCCACTGA
- a CDS encoding endonuclease/exonuclease/phosphatase family protein, which yields MPTSPLPNSRTEPDGSVVIRVLSYNVRSLRDDTDALARVITACAPDLVLVQEAPLFFRWRKKLARLAAASGQVILTGGGTAAGPAVLCSLRATVERTEDVLLPLTPGQFRRGLATAVVRFAGARLGVVSCHLGLTAAERREHGGLLLDRLAGLGVEHAIVGGDINERPDGATFGRLAAALQDCRTAAPWGTGHTFPATGPDRRIDAIFATKAVEVLGCGVPVGLPGVTEADLRAATDHLPVLAALRVPAV from the coding sequence ATGCCGACGTCGCCGCTTCCCAACTCCCGCACCGAGCCGGACGGTTCGGTCGTCATCCGGGTCCTCAGCTACAACGTCCGCTCCCTGAGGGACGACACCGACGCCCTCGCCCGGGTCATCACGGCCTGCGCCCCCGACCTGGTACTCGTCCAGGAAGCACCGCTCTTCTTCCGCTGGCGCAAGAAACTCGCCCGTCTCGCGGCCGCCTCCGGTCAGGTGATCCTCACCGGTGGCGGCACGGCGGCCGGCCCCGCCGTCCTGTGCTCACTGCGGGCGACCGTCGAACGCACCGAGGACGTGCTGCTGCCGCTCACCCCAGGCCAGTTCCGCCGGGGCCTCGCGACGGCCGTGGTCCGCTTCGCGGGCGCGCGGCTGGGCGTCGTCAGCTGCCATCTCGGGCTGACGGCGGCCGAGCGCCGTGAACACGGCGGCCTGCTCCTCGACCGGCTGGCCGGCCTGGGCGTGGAGCACGCGATCGTGGGAGGCGACATCAACGAACGGCCCGACGGCGCCACGTTCGGCCGACTGGCCGCGGCGCTCCAGGACTGCCGTACCGCGGCCCCCTGGGGCACCGGACACACCTTCCCGGCCACCGGCCCGGACCGCCGCATCGACGCGATCTTCGCGACGAAGGCCGTGGAGGTGCTGGGCTGCGGGGTGCCGGTCGGACTGCCGGGCGTCACCGAGGCCGACCTGCGCGCGGCCACCGATCACCTGCCGGTGCTGGCCGCGCTCCGCGTGCCCGCGGTCTGA
- a CDS encoding carboxylesterase — translation MPVLPGAEPYRHEGGEVGVLLCHGFTGSPQSLRPWARYLAEQGLTVSLPLLPGHGTRWEDMALTGWQDWYAEVDRELHALRRRCAVVFVAGLSMGGALALRLAAKHGEGVAGVVVVNPANKVHGLSAYALPVARHLVRTTKGIASDIAKGGVAESGYDRVPLHSAHSLRAFLRLVDGELPQVTQPLLLLHSAQDHVVPPADSARVLSRVSSTDVTEILLEQSYHVATLDHDADRIFEESYAFIGRVAPSVGKEGTAVGG, via the coding sequence GTGCCGGTCCTTCCTGGAGCCGAGCCGTACCGCCATGAGGGCGGGGAGGTCGGAGTGCTCCTCTGTCACGGCTTCACCGGTTCCCCGCAGTCGCTGCGCCCGTGGGCGCGGTACCTGGCCGAACAGGGCCTGACGGTCTCACTGCCGCTCCTGCCGGGCCATGGCACGCGCTGGGAGGACATGGCGCTGACCGGCTGGCAGGACTGGTACGCGGAGGTGGACCGCGAGCTGCACGCCCTGCGCCGGCGCTGCGCGGTGGTGTTCGTGGCAGGCCTGTCCATGGGCGGCGCGCTGGCCCTGCGGCTGGCCGCGAAGCACGGTGAGGGGGTGGCCGGCGTCGTCGTCGTCAACCCGGCGAACAAGGTGCACGGTCTGTCCGCGTACGCCCTCCCGGTGGCCCGTCACCTCGTCCGCACGACCAAGGGGATCGCCAGCGACATCGCGAAGGGGGGCGTCGCGGAGAGCGGGTACGACCGGGTGCCGCTGCACTCGGCGCACTCCCTGCGCGCCTTCCTGCGCCTGGTCGACGGCGAGCTGCCGCAGGTCACCCAGCCGCTGCTGCTGTTGCACAGCGCGCAGGACCATGTGGTGCCGCCGGCCGACTCGGCGCGGGTCCTCAGCCGGGTGTCGTCGACGGACGTGACCGAGATCCTGCTGGAACAGAGCTACCACGTGGCAACGTTGGACCACGATGCGGACCGGATCTTCGAGGAGAGCTACGCGTTCATCGGCCGGGTCGCGCCCAGTGTCGGCAAGGAAGGGACGGCCGTAGGTGGCTGA
- a CDS encoding 6-phosphofructokinase — protein sequence MRVGVLTGGGDCPGLNAVIRAVVRKGVQEYGHDFVGFRDGWRGLLERRSVRLDIPAVRGILPRGGTILGSSRTNPFREEDGVRRIKDTLAESGVDALVTIGGEDTLGVAARLSDEFAVPCVGVPKTIDNDLSATDYTFGFDTAVGIATEAIDRLHTTAESHMRVLVVEVMGRHAGWIALHSGMAGGANVVLVPEQRFDIDQVCAWVTSRFRSSYAPIVVVAEGAMPRDGDVVLKDGSLDAFGHVRLSGVGEWLAKEIERRTGKEARTTVLGHVQRGGTPSAFDRWLATRFGLHAVDAVHEGDFGTMVALRGTDIVRVPIAEATARLKTVDPRLYAEAGVFFG from the coding sequence ATGCGCGTCGGAGTACTGACCGGAGGCGGCGACTGCCCCGGCCTCAACGCCGTCATCCGGGCCGTCGTCCGCAAGGGCGTCCAGGAGTACGGCCATGACTTCGTCGGCTTCCGGGACGGCTGGCGGGGTCTGCTCGAAAGGCGCTCGGTCCGCCTCGACATCCCCGCGGTCCGCGGCATCCTGCCCCGCGGCGGCACGATCCTCGGTTCCTCGCGGACCAACCCCTTCAGGGAGGAGGACGGCGTCCGCCGCATCAAGGACACCCTCGCCGAGTCGGGTGTCGACGCGCTCGTGACCATCGGCGGCGAGGACACGCTCGGGGTCGCCGCCCGCCTCTCCGACGAGTTCGCGGTGCCCTGCGTCGGCGTCCCCAAGACCATCGACAACGACCTGTCCGCCACCGACTACACCTTCGGCTTCGACACCGCCGTGGGCATCGCGACCGAGGCCATCGACCGGCTGCACACCACCGCGGAGTCCCACATGAGGGTCCTCGTCGTCGAGGTGATGGGCCGTCACGCGGGCTGGATCGCCCTCCACTCCGGGATGGCGGGCGGCGCCAACGTCGTCCTCGTCCCCGAGCAGCGCTTCGACATCGACCAGGTGTGCGCCTGGGTGACCTCCCGCTTCCGGTCGTCGTACGCGCCGATCGTGGTCGTCGCCGAGGGCGCGATGCCCCGGGACGGCGACGTGGTGCTCAAGGACGGGTCGCTGGACGCCTTCGGGCATGTGCGGCTCTCCGGCGTCGGCGAGTGGCTGGCCAAGGAGATCGAGCGGCGCACCGGTAAGGAGGCCCGCACGACGGTCCTCGGCCACGTCCAGCGCGGCGGCACCCCGAGCGCCTTCGACCGCTGGCTCGCCACCCGCTTCGGCCTGCACGCCGTCGACGCCGTGCACGAGGGCGACTTCGGCACGATGGTCGCCCTGCGCGGCACGGACATCGTCCGGGTACCGATCGCCGAGGCGACGGCCCGCCTGAAGACCGTCGACCCGCGGCTGTACGCGGAGGCGGGGGTGTTCTTCGGCTGA
- a CDS encoding anthranilate synthase family protein, producing MHLLDLPADPRPFALLRRRTPGHDENVVELLLGPVRTYDRLADLPDEGLALVPFRQIRERGFDVRDDGTPLSVLHPEETHSFPLEDVLSRLPAHDVRVRDGAFDVGDEEYARIVRRVLRDEIGRGEGANFVIRRTYEGAIPGFSRTDALALFRRLLEGERGAYWTFVVHTGERTLVGASPEVHVRMSGGTVVMNPISGTYRYPAEGPSPEHLLDFLADGKEIEELSMVVDEELKMMCTVGDMGGVVVGPRLKEMAHLAHTEYELRGKSSLDAREVLKETMFAATVTGSPVQNACRVIERHEAGGRGYYAGALALLGRDSGGAQTLDSPILIRTADIDAAGRLRVPVGATLVRGSDPAGEVAETHAKAAGVLAALGVRAGRPDAEAVPPRLADDPRVRAALDGRRASLAPFWLRMQEPTRELTGHALVVDAEDTFTAMLAHVLRSSGLEVDVRRHDEDGLREAVLAHEGPVVLGPGPGDPGDLDDPKMRRLRELTARVLREHRHGVLGVCLGHELIAAELGLDIVRKEVPYQGAQTEIDLFGRTETVGFYNSFVARCGDEAAQGLAARGVEVSRAPNGEVHALRGPGFGGVQFHPESVLTLNGTSLVREAVARLRATGLPS from the coding sequence ATGCATCTGCTCGACCTGCCGGCCGACCCCCGCCCGTTCGCCCTGCTGCGCCGCCGCACGCCGGGCCACGACGAGAACGTCGTCGAACTGCTCCTCGGCCCGGTCCGCACGTACGACCGCCTGGCCGACCTCCCCGACGAGGGCCTCGCCCTGGTCCCCTTCCGCCAGATCCGCGAGCGCGGCTTCGACGTGCGCGACGACGGAACCCCGCTCTCGGTGCTGCACCCCGAGGAGACCCACTCCTTCCCGCTCGAGGACGTCCTCTCCCGGCTGCCCGCCCACGACGTCCGCGTCCGCGACGGCGCCTTCGACGTCGGCGACGAGGAGTACGCGCGGATCGTCCGACGGGTGCTGCGGGACGAGATCGGACGCGGCGAGGGCGCGAACTTCGTGATCCGGCGGACCTACGAGGGCGCGATCCCCGGGTTCTCCCGCACCGACGCCCTCGCCCTGTTCCGGCGACTGCTGGAGGGCGAGCGGGGCGCGTACTGGACGTTCGTCGTGCACACCGGGGAAAGGACGCTGGTCGGGGCCAGCCCCGAGGTGCATGTACGGATGTCCGGCGGCACGGTCGTCATGAACCCGATCAGCGGCACGTACCGGTATCCCGCCGAGGGGCCGAGCCCCGAGCACCTGCTGGACTTCCTCGCCGACGGCAAGGAGATCGAGGAGCTGTCGATGGTCGTCGACGAGGAGCTCAAGATGATGTGCACGGTCGGCGACATGGGCGGGGTGGTGGTCGGGCCGCGGCTGAAGGAGATGGCGCATCTCGCGCACACCGAGTACGAGCTGCGCGGGAAGTCCTCGCTGGACGCGCGGGAGGTGCTGAAGGAGACGATGTTCGCGGCGACCGTGACCGGCTCGCCCGTGCAGAACGCCTGCCGGGTCATCGAGCGGCACGAGGCCGGCGGGCGGGGCTACTACGCCGGCGCGCTGGCGCTGCTGGGCAGGGACTCGGGCGGGGCGCAGACCCTCGACTCGCCCATCCTCATCCGCACCGCCGACATCGACGCGGCCGGACGGCTGCGGGTCCCGGTCGGGGCCACGCTGGTGCGGGGGTCGGACCCGGCGGGAGAGGTGGCGGAGACGCACGCCAAGGCGGCCGGGGTGCTGGCGGCGCTGGGGGTGCGCGCGGGCCGGCCGGACGCGGAAGCCGTGCCACCGAGGCTCGCCGACGACCCCCGGGTGCGGGCGGCGCTCGACGGACGGCGCGCCTCGCTGGCGCCGTTCTGGCTGCGGATGCAGGAGCCGACGCGGGAGCTGACCGGGCACGCGCTGGTCGTCGACGCCGAGGACACCTTCACGGCGATGCTGGCGCACGTGCTGCGCTCCAGCGGCCTCGAGGTGGACGTCCGGCGCCACGACGAGGACGGGCTGCGCGAGGCGGTGCTCGCGCACGAGGGGCCGGTGGTGCTGGGGCCCGGTCCCGGCGACCCGGGCGACCTGGACGATCCGAAGATGCGGCGCCTGCGGGAGCTGACCGCCCGGGTGCTGCGGGAGCACCGGCACGGGGTGCTCGGCGTGTGCCTCGGCCACGAGCTGATCGCGGCCGAGCTGGGGCTGGACATCGTCCGCAAGGAGGTGCCGTACCAGGGGGCGCAGACGGAGATCGACCTGTTCGGGCGGACCGAGACGGTCGGCTTCTACAACAGCTTCGTGGCGCGGTGCGGCGACGAGGCCGCGCAGGGGCTCGCCGCGCGCGGGGTGGAGGTGAGCCGGGCCCCCAACGGCGAGGTGCACGCCCTGCGGGGGCCCGGCTTCGGCGGGGTGCAGTTCCATCCGGAGTCGGTGCTGACGCTGAACGGGACGTCGTTGGTGCGGGAGGCGGTCGCCCGGCTCCGCGCGACGGGTCTGCCCTCGTAG
- a CDS encoding bacterioferritin-associated ferredoxin, protein MNRVYVCSCFGVTEAQVKQHADDGACTPRQIASACKAGTDCGSCVRRIQAILGRGACPRPGVTDLADQKAPVLAALDEAA, encoded by the coding sequence GTGAACCGCGTGTACGTGTGCAGCTGCTTCGGGGTGACCGAGGCCCAGGTCAAACAGCACGCGGACGACGGCGCCTGCACACCGCGCCAGATCGCCTCCGCCTGCAAGGCGGGCACGGACTGCGGCTCCTGCGTGCGCCGGATCCAGGCCATCCTGGGCCGGGGCGCCTGCCCGCGCCCGGGTGTGACCGACCTCGCCGACCAGAAGGCGCCGGTCCTCGCCGCACTCGACGAAGCGGCCTAG
- a CDS encoding DUF5304 domain-containing protein: MSEERPTPDAAGQPAGTESADVPPRASDADAWATAAAEDLAAEQARRRAEYGPPQGSAAEELRKLLDAVGDKLSSFRSPLLTAVAGPAAQQAVRQVVQQAKAAVEPVIERNPDVFDHLAAAGTELLAAYRSAVQTQEGRWTAGAVDPRDEPPGPGRDDGTGPGQRIDLD; the protein is encoded by the coding sequence ATGAGCGAAGAGCGCCCCACGCCCGACGCCGCAGGGCAGCCCGCCGGGACCGAGTCCGCCGACGTACCGCCCCGCGCGAGCGACGCCGACGCCTGGGCGACCGCCGCCGCCGAGGATCTGGCGGCGGAGCAGGCCCGCCGCCGCGCCGAGTACGGTCCGCCCCAGGGCTCGGCGGCCGAGGAACTGCGCAAGCTCCTCGACGCCGTCGGCGACAAGCTGTCCTCCTTCCGGTCCCCGCTGCTCACGGCGGTCGCCGGACCCGCCGCCCAGCAGGCCGTCCGTCAGGTCGTCCAGCAGGCCAAGGCCGCCGTGGAGCCCGTGATCGAGCGCAACCCGGACGTCTTCGACCACCTCGCGGCGGCCGGCACCGAACTCCTCGCCGCCTACCGCTCCGCCGTCCAGACCCAGGAGGGCCGCTGGACGGCCGGGGCCGTCGACCCGCGGGACGAGCCGCCCGGCCCGGGGCGCGACGACGGCACCGGTCCCGGCCAGCGCATCGACTTGGACTGA